Proteins co-encoded in one Gossypium arboreum isolate Shixiya-1 chromosome 11, ASM2569848v2, whole genome shotgun sequence genomic window:
- the LOC108473261 gene encoding nuclear pore complex protein NUP160 isoform X1, translating to MMVAGTEVPVIGSDSIKWIDLTIPSSINHIDNGGFAPPTADSASATYIHGDDSFYLICRIHMAQSNVLEIFKLSREFPHSTGLRLSFSHPLSAFALVSAFPTKSHYLLYTVTISGIAYFIKLSKDLTSIFSRDELIELDVRAYSNCNEPITCMAANHGCLLLGRNDGSVTCFQLGSLHQTAPGFVSELRDDSGVSLGRLWGFMSRGRGVGAVQDLIVKEILGKKVVFVLHHDGILRAWDLLSRNKILSHAMTVPTSLEGATSTRLWLGEFNSDSSIFPLAILYKSTLEVSMEVIYVYSLCCSTGDRISLSVDSSVKNFPVDEGGCIDVKLTSDKIWILKDNGLAYHHLFNSSNMEEAHCYALQEEFIADQLFQSSEHTSDDLISIISSILSSGKDQIVPFVSSIFLRRILHPGVYHNKVLRSTFLDYSKHWTDNEFQSLTVDGLKKEIISLVEHESMAESPISIFQGWKNFFCRYFQYWCKKNAPYALILQSTSGAVGLIRTHSVSLFRSLENTELLTDGLSEDLGDLASFGLDLFNDNSDREILFEVLRCVVNISQQLGKTASFIFYESFVGRQSISSEEIIPRLLKILGAGYGPSTRAGYLSGLGSDVALEREQRDHKNLRKFSVDMLLSLHDLCKKAASWRKILDVIESYLQFLVPKKFTQNSGAETLSCLNNSILVQASCQIAKVMFEYALDILLFVSYLMSIGGQINMVHDDITRIQVDLVPMIEEIISEWLIILVFCTTPSESPPIEDFSSQLSLLQIDNKINKRSWREKLGKCDFTLASLLLLHNQSSSGYERHLSLGCLLNPHEIITSVQKFASWIVWGNTGEVSSSFLRRSTELAIVLLRNGQYDAVEYLLAIFEANARRERIFRSIQGTSGDWCLLQHLLGCCLVAQTQRGLHGVLKGRKVSEAVSCFFRAASGEGASQALQSLSDEAGLPYLGFNGHVSAAWKLHYYQWVMQLFEQYNISEGACQFALAALEQVDDLGLGGDGFERDSSNESTTTIKGRLWANVFKFTLDLNLLNDAYCAIISNPDEESKYICLRRFVIVLYECGAIKQILCNGQLPLIGLADKVERELAWKAERTDILAKPNPYKLLYAFEIHRHNWRKAASYMYLYSARLRTDTVQKDQQHMSITLQERLNALSAAVNALQLVHPAYVWIDPLPEGYSLRNEHYPHKKAKTTVKEQSVNDVQSQRLQFCIDIEKLEYEIVLTSAEYQLSLANVKWTYSGIGKAPSDLVELLVLTNLYDTAFSVILKFWKDSDLKRELEKIFSAIALKCCPSTVSSSRTRSQSLLLTSSKDEVVVHGSPGMELTSEQTKANCHWETLEQYLEKYKNFHSRLPVIVAETLLRTDPHIELPLWLVKMFKENQRERPWGMTGPEPSSASLFRLYVDYGRYTEATNLFLEYVEAFASTRPLDIINRKRSSAVWFPYNTVERLWCQLEGLIKSGHMVDQSDKLKRLLYKSLVNHLKQLKVDSVDAVSSAG from the exons CCAGGGACGAACTTATAGAGCTTGATGTGCGTGCTTATTCTAATTGTAATGAGCCAATTACTTGTATGGCAGCGAACCATGGATGCCTTTTGCTTGGGAGAAATGATGGATCTGTTACTTGCTTCCAACTTGGCTCGCTTCACCAAACTGCTCCTG GTTTTGTATCTGAACTGCGTGATGATTCAGGGGTTAGCCTAGGTCGCTTGTGGGGTTTCATGTCAAG GGGGAGGGGTGTTGGGGCTGTGCAGGATTTAATAGTAAAAGAGATTCTTGGGAAAAAAGTTGTATTTGTGCTTCATCATGATGGGATTTTAAGAGCATGGGATCTTTTATCTCGCAACAAAATATTAAGTCATGCAATGACTGTGCCAACATCACTTGAAG GAGCTACATCCACTAGGTTATGGTTGGGTGAATTTAATAGTGATTCAAGCATTTTTCCTTTGGCCATCTTGTATAAGAGTACGTTG GAAGTTAGCATGGAGGTGATTTATGTTTATAGTCTCTGCTGTTCTACGGGGGACAGGATCTCCTTGTCTGTAGACTCTTCAGTAAAAAATTTTCCTGTGGATGAG GGGGGATGCATTGATGTCAAACTTACGTCAGACAAGATCTGGATATTAAAGGATAATGGATTGGCGTATCACCACCTTTTCAATAGTAGTAATAT GGAAGAAGCACACTGCTATGCTTTACAAGAAGAATTTATTGCAGACCAGCTGTTTCAAAGTTCAGAACACACTTCAGATGATCTTATATCAATAATTAGTTCAATTTTGTCATCTGGAAAG GATCAGATTGTGCCATTTGTATCTTCTATTTTCTTGCGCAGGATTCTTCATCCTGGGGTTTACCATAATAAAGTTCTTCGTTCAACTTTTCTAGATTACAGCAAGCACTGGACTGATAATGAATTTCAGTCATTAACTGTGGATGGACTCAAAAAGGAGATTATTTCACTTGTTGAACATGAG AGTATGGCTGAAAGTCCTATATCTATATTTCAAGGGTGGAAAAATTTTTTTTGTCGCTATTTTCAATACTGGTGTAAAAAGAATGCTCCGTATGCATTGATTTTACAGTCCACCTCAGGTGCTGTTGGTCTAATCAGAACACATTCTGTCTCTTTGTTCCGTAGTTTGGAAAATACTGAGCTGCTTACTGATG GGCTGTCAGAAGATCTTGGTGATCTTGCTAGCTTTGGATTGGATTTATTTAATGACAACTCTGATCGCGAGATTCTTTTTGAAGTTCTCAGATGTGTCGTAAACATCAGCCAACAGTTGGGAAAAACTGCTTCTTTTATCTTTTATGAATCATTTGTTGGAAGACAGAGTATCTCATCTGAAGAGATTATTCCTCGCTTGCTGAAGATTTTAGGAGCTGGATATGGTCCATCAACAAGAGCAGGCTATTTATCTGGTCTTGGATCTGATGTTGCTTTGGAGAGGGAACAGAGAGATCATAAAAATCTAAGAAAATTCTCTGTTGACATGCTTTTATCTCTTCACGATCTTTGCAAAAAAGCTGCCTCATGGAGAAAAATCTTGGATGTCATAGAGAGTTATCTACAATTTCTTGTCCCTAAAAAATTTACACAGAATTCAGGTGCTGAAACATTATCTTGTCTCAACAATTCCATCTTGGTTCAGGCTTCCTGCCAGATTGCAAAGGTGATGTTTGAGTATGCATTGGACATCCTTCTTTTTGTAAGCTATCTGATGAGCATTGGTGGGCAG ATTAACATGGTGCATGATGACATAACTAGAATACAAGTTGACTTGGTTCCGATGATTGAAGAAATTATTTCTGAGTGGCTTATCATTCTGGTTTTCTGCACAACACCATCAGAATCACCTCCAATTGAAGATTTCAGTTCTCAACTTTCATTGCTGCAGATTG ATAATAAGATCAATAAAAGATCATGGAGGGAGAAACTTGGGAAATGTGATTTCACATTAGCCTCTTTACTTCTACTACATAATCAAAGTTCCTCTGGGTATGAGAGACATCTTTCTTTGGGATGCCTCCTTAATCCACATGAAATTATTACTTCAGTGCAGAAGTTTGCTAGCTGGATAGTATGGGGAAATACTGGGGAAGTTTCTTCTTCCTTCTTGAGGCGCTCAACTGAATTAGCAATTGTCCTTCTTAGGAATGGCCAATATGATGCTGTTGAG TACCTGCTTGCTATTTTTGAGGCCAATGCAAGAAGGGAGAGGATATTCAGAAGTATTCAAGGTACTAGTGGTGATTGGTGCTTACTTCAACATCTCCTTGGATGCTGTCTTGTTGCTCAAACTCAGCGTGGGTTACATGGAGTTCTGAAAGGAAGGAAAGTCAGTGAAGCTGTTAGCTGTTTCTTCAG AGCTGCATCAGGAGAAGGAGCTTCACAGGCCTTGCAGAGTTTGTCTGATGAAGCAGGGTTGCCATATCTTGGTTTTA ATGGTCATGTATCTGCTGCATGGAAGCTTCATTACTATCAATGGGTAATGCAGTTATTTGAGCAATATAACATTAGCGAGGGTGCTTGCCAATTTGCTCTTGCTGCACTGGAGCAAGTTGATGATCTTGGCCTTGGAGGTGATGGCTTTGAGAGAGATTCATCTAATGAATCCACTACTACCATCAAAGGACGTCTTTGGGCAAATGTTTTCAAGTTTACTTTAGATCTTAATCTTCTGAATGATGCATACTGTGCAATAATTTCAAATCCAGATGAAGAGAGCAAGTACATCTGCTTAAGGCGCTTTGTTATTGTTCTTTATGAATGTGGAGCAATAAAG CAGATACTCTGCAATGGTCAATTGCCCTTAATTGGTTTAGCAGACAAGGTTGAGCGAGAACTTGCATGGAAG GCGGAGCGTACGGATATCTTGGCAAAGCCAAATCCATACAAATTGCTTTATGCATTTGAAATTCACAGGCATAATTGGCGAAAGGCAGCTAGTTACATGTATCTATATTCTGCTCGATTACGAACTGATACAGTTCAGAAAGATCAGCAGCATATGTCAATTACACTGCAGGAGAGGCTGAATGCACTCTCTGCTGCTGTTAATGCCCTGCAGCTTGTCCATCCTGCTTATGTTTGGATTGATCCCCTGCCTGAGGGATATTCTCTTCGGAATGAGCATTACCCACATAAAAAGGCTAAAACAACAGTGAAAGAACAGT CTGTTAATGATGTACAATCTCAGAGGCTGCAATTTTGCATTGATATTGAGAAACTTGAATATGAGATTGTGCTAACATCAGCAGAATATCAGCTTTCACTGGCAAATGTAAAGTGGACATATTCTG GAATCGGAAAAGCCCCATCAGATCTGGTTGAGCTTCTAGTCCTAACTAATTTATATGACACGGCCTTCAGCGTTATTTTAAAATTCTGGAAGGATTCCGATCTGAAGAG GGAACTGGAAAAGATCTTCTCTGCTATTGCATTGAAGTGCTGCCCTAGTACGGTTAGCTCATCTCGGACTAG ATCGCAGAGTCTATTATTGACTTCATCCAAGGATGAAGTGGTTGTTCACGGTTCACCTGGTATGGAGCTCACCAGTGAACAAACTAAGGCGAATTGTCACTGGGAAACTCTTGAGCAGTATCTT GAGAAGTACAAAAACTTTCATTCTAGATTGCCAGTAATAGTTGCTGAAACGCTTCTTCGTACTGATCCTCATATTGAATTGCCTTTATGGCTGGTTAAAATGTTCAAG GAAAATCAGAGGGAAAGGCCTTGGGGAATGACTGGTCCAGAGCCAAGTTCAGCATCCTTGTTTCGACTATATGTTGATTATGGTCGATATACAGAAGCAACAAATCTGTTTCTTGAGTATGTAGAAGCGTTTGCATCAACA AGACCGCTAGACATAATTAATCGCAAAAGATCATCTGCAGTATGGTTCCCATATAACACAGTAGAGCGGCTTTGGTGCCAACTAGAGGGGTTGATCAAATCAGGGCACATGGTTGACCAATCTGATAAGCTCAAAAGGCTACTGTATAAATCTTTAGTAAATCATCTAAAGCAG CTCAAGGTGGATTCAGTTGATGCAGTTTCTTCCGCAGGCTAA
- the LOC108473261 gene encoding nuclear pore complex protein NUP160 isoform X2 yields MMVAGTEVPVIGSDSIKWIDLTIPSSINHIDNGGFAPPTADSASATYIHGDDSFYLICRIHMAQSNVLEIFKLSREFPHSTGLRLSFSHPLSAFALVSAFPTKSHYLLYTVTISGIAYFIKLSKDLTSIFSRDELIELDVRAYSNCNEPITCMAANHGCLLLGRNDGSVTCFQLGSLHQTAPGFVSELRDDSGVSLGRLWGFMSRGRGVGAVQDLIVKEILGKKVVFVLHHDGILRAWDLLSRNKILSHAMTVPTSLEGATSTRLWLGEFNSDSSIFPLAILYKSTLEVSMEVIYVYSLCCSTGDRISLSVDSSVKNFPVDEGGCIDVKLTSDKIWILKDNGLAYHHLFNSSNMEEAHCYALQEEFIADQLFQSSEHTSDDLISIISSILSSGKDQIVPFVSSIFLRRILHPGVYHNKVLRSTFLDYSKHWTDNEFQSLTVDGLKKEIISLVEHESMAESPISIFQGWKNFFCRYFQYWCKKNAPYALILQSTSGAVGLIRTHSVSLFRSLENTELLTDGLSEDLGDLASFGLDLFNDNSDREILFEVLRCVVNISQQLGKTASFIFYESFVGRQSISSEEIIPRLLKILGAGYGPSTRAGYLSGLGSDVALEREQRDHKNLRKFSVDMLLSLHDLCKKAASWRKILDVIESYLQFLVPKKFTQNSGAETLSCLNNSILVQASCQIAKVMFEYALDILLFVSYLMSIGGQINMVHDDITRIQVDLVPMIEEIISEWLIILVFCTTPSESPPIEDFSSQLSLLQIDNKINKRSWREKLGKCDFTLASLLLLHNQSSSGYERHLSLGCLLNPHEIITSVQKFASWIVWGNTGEVSSSFLRRSTELAIVLLRNGQYDAVEYLLAIFEANARRERIFRSIQGTSGDWCLLQHLLGCCLVAQTQRGLHGVLKGRKVSEAVSCFFRAASGEGASQALQSLSDEAGLPYLGFNGHVSAAWKLHYYQWVMQLFEQYNISEGACQFALAALEQVDDLGLGGDGFERDSSNESTTTIKGRLWANVFKFTLDLNLLNDAYCAIISNPDEESKYICLRRFVIVLYECGAIKILCNGQLPLIGLADKVERELAWKAERTDILAKPNPYKLLYAFEIHRHNWRKAASYMYLYSARLRTDTVQKDQQHMSITLQERLNALSAAVNALQLVHPAYVWIDPLPEGYSLRNEHYPHKKAKTTVKEQSVNDVQSQRLQFCIDIEKLEYEIVLTSAEYQLSLANVKWTYSGIGKAPSDLVELLVLTNLYDTAFSVILKFWKDSDLKRELEKIFSAIALKCCPSTVSSSRTRSQSLLLTSSKDEVVVHGSPGMELTSEQTKANCHWETLEQYLEKYKNFHSRLPVIVAETLLRTDPHIELPLWLVKMFKENQRERPWGMTGPEPSSASLFRLYVDYGRYTEATNLFLEYVEAFASTRPLDIINRKRSSAVWFPYNTVERLWCQLEGLIKSGHMVDQSDKLKRLLYKSLVNHLKQLKVDSVDAVSSAG; encoded by the exons CCAGGGACGAACTTATAGAGCTTGATGTGCGTGCTTATTCTAATTGTAATGAGCCAATTACTTGTATGGCAGCGAACCATGGATGCCTTTTGCTTGGGAGAAATGATGGATCTGTTACTTGCTTCCAACTTGGCTCGCTTCACCAAACTGCTCCTG GTTTTGTATCTGAACTGCGTGATGATTCAGGGGTTAGCCTAGGTCGCTTGTGGGGTTTCATGTCAAG GGGGAGGGGTGTTGGGGCTGTGCAGGATTTAATAGTAAAAGAGATTCTTGGGAAAAAAGTTGTATTTGTGCTTCATCATGATGGGATTTTAAGAGCATGGGATCTTTTATCTCGCAACAAAATATTAAGTCATGCAATGACTGTGCCAACATCACTTGAAG GAGCTACATCCACTAGGTTATGGTTGGGTGAATTTAATAGTGATTCAAGCATTTTTCCTTTGGCCATCTTGTATAAGAGTACGTTG GAAGTTAGCATGGAGGTGATTTATGTTTATAGTCTCTGCTGTTCTACGGGGGACAGGATCTCCTTGTCTGTAGACTCTTCAGTAAAAAATTTTCCTGTGGATGAG GGGGGATGCATTGATGTCAAACTTACGTCAGACAAGATCTGGATATTAAAGGATAATGGATTGGCGTATCACCACCTTTTCAATAGTAGTAATAT GGAAGAAGCACACTGCTATGCTTTACAAGAAGAATTTATTGCAGACCAGCTGTTTCAAAGTTCAGAACACACTTCAGATGATCTTATATCAATAATTAGTTCAATTTTGTCATCTGGAAAG GATCAGATTGTGCCATTTGTATCTTCTATTTTCTTGCGCAGGATTCTTCATCCTGGGGTTTACCATAATAAAGTTCTTCGTTCAACTTTTCTAGATTACAGCAAGCACTGGACTGATAATGAATTTCAGTCATTAACTGTGGATGGACTCAAAAAGGAGATTATTTCACTTGTTGAACATGAG AGTATGGCTGAAAGTCCTATATCTATATTTCAAGGGTGGAAAAATTTTTTTTGTCGCTATTTTCAATACTGGTGTAAAAAGAATGCTCCGTATGCATTGATTTTACAGTCCACCTCAGGTGCTGTTGGTCTAATCAGAACACATTCTGTCTCTTTGTTCCGTAGTTTGGAAAATACTGAGCTGCTTACTGATG GGCTGTCAGAAGATCTTGGTGATCTTGCTAGCTTTGGATTGGATTTATTTAATGACAACTCTGATCGCGAGATTCTTTTTGAAGTTCTCAGATGTGTCGTAAACATCAGCCAACAGTTGGGAAAAACTGCTTCTTTTATCTTTTATGAATCATTTGTTGGAAGACAGAGTATCTCATCTGAAGAGATTATTCCTCGCTTGCTGAAGATTTTAGGAGCTGGATATGGTCCATCAACAAGAGCAGGCTATTTATCTGGTCTTGGATCTGATGTTGCTTTGGAGAGGGAACAGAGAGATCATAAAAATCTAAGAAAATTCTCTGTTGACATGCTTTTATCTCTTCACGATCTTTGCAAAAAAGCTGCCTCATGGAGAAAAATCTTGGATGTCATAGAGAGTTATCTACAATTTCTTGTCCCTAAAAAATTTACACAGAATTCAGGTGCTGAAACATTATCTTGTCTCAACAATTCCATCTTGGTTCAGGCTTCCTGCCAGATTGCAAAGGTGATGTTTGAGTATGCATTGGACATCCTTCTTTTTGTAAGCTATCTGATGAGCATTGGTGGGCAG ATTAACATGGTGCATGATGACATAACTAGAATACAAGTTGACTTGGTTCCGATGATTGAAGAAATTATTTCTGAGTGGCTTATCATTCTGGTTTTCTGCACAACACCATCAGAATCACCTCCAATTGAAGATTTCAGTTCTCAACTTTCATTGCTGCAGATTG ATAATAAGATCAATAAAAGATCATGGAGGGAGAAACTTGGGAAATGTGATTTCACATTAGCCTCTTTACTTCTACTACATAATCAAAGTTCCTCTGGGTATGAGAGACATCTTTCTTTGGGATGCCTCCTTAATCCACATGAAATTATTACTTCAGTGCAGAAGTTTGCTAGCTGGATAGTATGGGGAAATACTGGGGAAGTTTCTTCTTCCTTCTTGAGGCGCTCAACTGAATTAGCAATTGTCCTTCTTAGGAATGGCCAATATGATGCTGTTGAG TACCTGCTTGCTATTTTTGAGGCCAATGCAAGAAGGGAGAGGATATTCAGAAGTATTCAAGGTACTAGTGGTGATTGGTGCTTACTTCAACATCTCCTTGGATGCTGTCTTGTTGCTCAAACTCAGCGTGGGTTACATGGAGTTCTGAAAGGAAGGAAAGTCAGTGAAGCTGTTAGCTGTTTCTTCAG AGCTGCATCAGGAGAAGGAGCTTCACAGGCCTTGCAGAGTTTGTCTGATGAAGCAGGGTTGCCATATCTTGGTTTTA ATGGTCATGTATCTGCTGCATGGAAGCTTCATTACTATCAATGGGTAATGCAGTTATTTGAGCAATATAACATTAGCGAGGGTGCTTGCCAATTTGCTCTTGCTGCACTGGAGCAAGTTGATGATCTTGGCCTTGGAGGTGATGGCTTTGAGAGAGATTCATCTAATGAATCCACTACTACCATCAAAGGACGTCTTTGGGCAAATGTTTTCAAGTTTACTTTAGATCTTAATCTTCTGAATGATGCATACTGTGCAATAATTTCAAATCCAGATGAAGAGAGCAAGTACATCTGCTTAAGGCGCTTTGTTATTGTTCTTTATGAATGTGGAGCAATAAAG ATACTCTGCAATGGTCAATTGCCCTTAATTGGTTTAGCAGACAAGGTTGAGCGAGAACTTGCATGGAAG GCGGAGCGTACGGATATCTTGGCAAAGCCAAATCCATACAAATTGCTTTATGCATTTGAAATTCACAGGCATAATTGGCGAAAGGCAGCTAGTTACATGTATCTATATTCTGCTCGATTACGAACTGATACAGTTCAGAAAGATCAGCAGCATATGTCAATTACACTGCAGGAGAGGCTGAATGCACTCTCTGCTGCTGTTAATGCCCTGCAGCTTGTCCATCCTGCTTATGTTTGGATTGATCCCCTGCCTGAGGGATATTCTCTTCGGAATGAGCATTACCCACATAAAAAGGCTAAAACAACAGTGAAAGAACAGT CTGTTAATGATGTACAATCTCAGAGGCTGCAATTTTGCATTGATATTGAGAAACTTGAATATGAGATTGTGCTAACATCAGCAGAATATCAGCTTTCACTGGCAAATGTAAAGTGGACATATTCTG GAATCGGAAAAGCCCCATCAGATCTGGTTGAGCTTCTAGTCCTAACTAATTTATATGACACGGCCTTCAGCGTTATTTTAAAATTCTGGAAGGATTCCGATCTGAAGAG GGAACTGGAAAAGATCTTCTCTGCTATTGCATTGAAGTGCTGCCCTAGTACGGTTAGCTCATCTCGGACTAG ATCGCAGAGTCTATTATTGACTTCATCCAAGGATGAAGTGGTTGTTCACGGTTCACCTGGTATGGAGCTCACCAGTGAACAAACTAAGGCGAATTGTCACTGGGAAACTCTTGAGCAGTATCTT GAGAAGTACAAAAACTTTCATTCTAGATTGCCAGTAATAGTTGCTGAAACGCTTCTTCGTACTGATCCTCATATTGAATTGCCTTTATGGCTGGTTAAAATGTTCAAG GAAAATCAGAGGGAAAGGCCTTGGGGAATGACTGGTCCAGAGCCAAGTTCAGCATCCTTGTTTCGACTATATGTTGATTATGGTCGATATACAGAAGCAACAAATCTGTTTCTTGAGTATGTAGAAGCGTTTGCATCAACA AGACCGCTAGACATAATTAATCGCAAAAGATCATCTGCAGTATGGTTCCCATATAACACAGTAGAGCGGCTTTGGTGCCAACTAGAGGGGTTGATCAAATCAGGGCACATGGTTGACCAATCTGATAAGCTCAAAAGGCTACTGTATAAATCTTTAGTAAATCATCTAAAGCAG CTCAAGGTGGATTCAGTTGATGCAGTTTCTTCCGCAGGCTAA